One Pleuronectes platessa chromosome 20, fPlePla1.1, whole genome shotgun sequence DNA window includes the following coding sequences:
- the ube2wb gene encoding probable ubiquitin-conjugating enzyme E2 W-B: MMASMQKRLQKELLALQNDPPPGMTLNEKSVQSCITQWIVDMEGATGTLYEGEKFQLLFKFSARYPFESPQVMFTGENVPVHPHVYSNGHICLSILTEDWSPALSVQAVCLSIISMLSSCKEKRRPPDNSFYVRTCNKNPKKTKWWYHDDTC, encoded by the exons AAGAGGCTACAGAAGGAATTATTAGCCCTGCAAAATGATCCACCACCTGGGATGACGCTCAACGAAAAAAGTGTACAGAGCTGCATCACACA GTGGATTGTAGACATGGAGGGAGCTACTGGCACACTGTATGAAGGAGAGAAATTTCAGTTGCTTTTCAAATTTAGTGCTCGATATCCTTTTGAGTCACCTCAG GTTATGTTCACAGGAGAGAATGTACCTGTCCATCCTCATGTGTATAGCAACGGtcacatctgtctgtccatTCTAACGGAAGATTGGTCTCCAGCCCTCTCAGTGCAAGCAGTTTGTCTTAGCATTATCAGCATGTTGTCCAGCTGCAAAGAAAAG aGACGACCGCCTGATAACTCATTTTATGTCAGAACGTGTAACAAAAATCCAAAGAAGACAAAATGGTGGTATCATG atgatACATGCTAA